The following are encoded together in the Chanodichthys erythropterus isolate Z2021 chromosome 16, ASM2448905v1, whole genome shotgun sequence genome:
- the LOC137002362 gene encoding tripartite motif-containing protein 16-like isoform X1, whose protein sequence is MAESNIPVTEDQFSCSICLDLLKDPVTIPCGHSYCMNCITDYWNNDDQTRVYSCPQCRQTFTPRPALNKNVMLAEMVENLKKKKVKTARSALSYAGPGDVGCDFCTGRKRKAVKSCLVCLNSYCQHHFKCHEESPLKKRHKVTDATGRLQEMICPQHNRPLEVFCRTDQRCICLICVMDEHKNHDTVPAEAERTEKQKRVGERVIILQKRIQERQTKIQELRESVQTHRRSAQAAVEDSERIFAELIRSIEKSRSEVTQMIRDQEKATVIRVEERLERLKQEIDDLRRREAELEQLSHTDNHIHFLQSFQSFSVPPASTDDTVHSGLSYDDVRNSVSELSSKFMNFCKEEMEKLSGKAQYIQICLVTGPRTREDFLHYSHQFTLDSESVHKNLHLSEGNRVATCTATIQLYPDHPDRFDVWPQVLCRESVCGRCYWEVEWSGSRGVGISVSHKSISRKGRGDECKFGGNDQSWRLFLFPSVYILSHNNIKSELPVVSSSSRIGVYVDHSAGILSFYSVSDTMTLIHRIQTTFTQPLYPGFGLNQDTSVKLCHLEV, encoded by the exons ATGGCAGAATCCAATATTCCAGTGACTGAAGATCAGTTCAGCTGTTCGATCTGTCTGGATCTACTGAAGGATCCAGTGACCATCCCCtgtggacacagttactgtaTGAACTGCATTACAGACTACTGGAATAACGATGATCAGACGAGAGTTTACAGCTGCCCTCAGTGCAGACAGACCTTCACTCCAAGACCTGCTTTAAACAAGAATGTGATGCTGGCTGAAATGGTGGAAAATCTGAAGAAGAAAAAGGTCAAAACAGCTCGTTCTGCTCTCAGTTACGCTGGACCTGGAGATGTGGGGTGTGACTTCTGTACTGGAAGGAAACGCAAAGCTGTGAAGTCCTGTCTGGTGTGTCTGAACTCTTACTGTCaacatcattttaaatgtcatgaaGAATCTCCTTTAAAGAAACGACACAAAGTGACTGATGCCACTGGACGCCTGCAGGAGATGATCTGCCCTCAACACAACAGACCTTTGGAGGTTTTTTGTCGCACTGACCAGCGATGTATTTGTTTGATATGTGTGATGGATGAACACAAAAATCATGATACTGTTCCAGCTGAAGCAgagaggacagagaaacaa AAACGGGTTGGAGAGAGAGTAATAATATTACAGAAGAGAATTCAGGAGAGGCAAACAAAGATCCAGGAGCTGAGAGAATCTGTGCAGACTCACAGG CGCTCTGCACAGGCGGCAGTGGAAGACAGTGAGAGGATCTTTGCTGAACTGATCCGCTCTATTGAGAAAAGCCGATCTGAGGTGACACAgatgatcagagatcaggaaaaGGCTACAGTGATTCGCGTTGAAGAACGACTGGAGCGACTGAAGCAGGAGATTGATgatctgaggaggagagaagcTGAGCTGGAGCAGCTTTCACACACAGACAATCACATCCATTTCCTACAG AGTTTCCAGTCTTTTTCTGTTCCTCCTGCATCTACAGACGACACTGTCCATTCTGGCTTGTCTTATGATGATGTGAGAAACTCTGTCTCTGAGTTAAGCAGtaaatttatgaatttctgCAAAGAGGAGATGGAAAAGTTATCTGGTAAAG CGCAATACATTCAAATCTGCTTAGTCACTGGACCCAGAACAAGGGAGGACTTCTTACACT ATTCCCATCAGTTTACTCTGGATTCAGAGTCTGTGCATAAAAACCTCCATCTGTCTGAGGGGAACAGAGTGGCTACTTGCACTGCAACAATCCAACTGTATCCTGATCACCCGGACAGATTTGATGTTTGGCctcaggtgttgtgtagagagagtgtgtgtggacgctgttactgggaggtgGAGTGGAGCGGGAGTCGTGGTGTGGGAATATCAGTGTCACATAAGAGCATAAGCAGGAAGGGCAGGGGGGATGAGTGTAAATTTGGAGgtaatgatcagtcctggagaTTGTTTCTATTTCCCTCTGTATACATATTAAGTCAcaataacattaaatctgaaCTCCCTGTGGTCTCCAGCTCCTCtagaataggagtgtatgtggatcacagtgcaggaattctgtccttctacagcgtctctgacACAATGACCCTCATCCACAGAatccagaccacattcactcagcCGCTCTATCCGGGGTTTGGCTTAAATCAGGACACATCAGTGAAACTGTGTCATCTAGAAGTATAG
- the LOC137002362 gene encoding E3 ubiquitin/ISG15 ligase TRIM25-like isoform X3 has translation MAESNIPVTEDQFSCSICLDLLKDPVTIPCGHSYCMNCITDYWNNDDQTRVYSCPQCRQTFTPRPALNKNVMLAEMVENLKKKKVKTARSALSYAGPGDVGCDFCTGRKRKAVKSCLVCLNSYCQHHFKCHEESPLKKRHKVTDATGRLQEMICPQHNRPLEVFCRTDQRCICLICVMDEHKNHDTVPAEAERTEKQKRVGERVIILQKRIQERQTKIQELRESVQTHRRSAQAAVEDSERIFAELIRSIEKSRSEVTQMIRDQEKATVIRVEERLERLKQEIDDLRRREAELEQLSHTDNHIHFLQSFQSFSVPPASTDDTVHSGLSYDDVRNSVSELSSKFMNFCKEEMEKLSGKAQYIQICLVTGPRTREDFLHYCVFQIPISLLWIQSLCIKTSICLRGTEWLLALQQSNCILITRTDLMFGLRCCVERVCVDAVTGRWSGAGVVVWEYQCHIRA, from the exons ATGGCAGAATCCAATATTCCAGTGACTGAAGATCAGTTCAGCTGTTCGATCTGTCTGGATCTACTGAAGGATCCAGTGACCATCCCCtgtggacacagttactgtaTGAACTGCATTACAGACTACTGGAATAACGATGATCAGACGAGAGTTTACAGCTGCCCTCAGTGCAGACAGACCTTCACTCCAAGACCTGCTTTAAACAAGAATGTGATGCTGGCTGAAATGGTGGAAAATCTGAAGAAGAAAAAGGTCAAAACAGCTCGTTCTGCTCTCAGTTACGCTGGACCTGGAGATGTGGGGTGTGACTTCTGTACTGGAAGGAAACGCAAAGCTGTGAAGTCCTGTCTGGTGTGTCTGAACTCTTACTGTCaacatcattttaaatgtcatgaaGAATCTCCTTTAAAGAAACGACACAAAGTGACTGATGCCACTGGACGCCTGCAGGAGATGATCTGCCCTCAACACAACAGACCTTTGGAGGTTTTTTGTCGCACTGACCAGCGATGTATTTGTTTGATATGTGTGATGGATGAACACAAAAATCATGATACTGTTCCAGCTGAAGCAgagaggacagagaaacaa AAACGGGTTGGAGAGAGAGTAATAATATTACAGAAGAGAATTCAGGAGAGGCAAACAAAGATCCAGGAGCTGAGAGAATCTGTGCAGACTCACAGG CGCTCTGCACAGGCGGCAGTGGAAGACAGTGAGAGGATCTTTGCTGAACTGATCCGCTCTATTGAGAAAAGCCGATCTGAGGTGACACAgatgatcagagatcaggaaaaGGCTACAGTGATTCGCGTTGAAGAACGACTGGAGCGACTGAAGCAGGAGATTGATgatctgaggaggagagaagcTGAGCTGGAGCAGCTTTCACACACAGACAATCACATCCATTTCCTACAG AGTTTCCAGTCTTTTTCTGTTCCTCCTGCATCTACAGACGACACTGTCCATTCTGGCTTGTCTTATGATGATGTGAGAAACTCTGTCTCTGAGTTAAGCAGtaaatttatgaatttctgCAAAGAGGAGATGGAAAAGTTATCTGGTAAAG CGCAATACATTCAAATCTGCTTAGTCACTGGACCCAGAACAAGGGAGGACTTCTTACACT attgtgtGTTTCAGATTCCCATCAGTTTACTCTGGATTCAGAGTCTGTGCATAAAAACCTCCATCTGTCTGAGGGGAACAGAGTGGCTACTTGCACTGCAACAATCCAACTGTATCCTGATCACCCGGACAGATTTGATGTTTGGCctcaggtgttgtgtagagagagtgtgtgtggacgctgttactgggaggtgGAGTGGAGCGGGAGTCGTGGTGTGGGAATATCAGTGTCACATAAGAGCATAA
- the LOC137002362 gene encoding tripartite motif-containing protein 16-like isoform X2 — MAESNIPVTEDQFSCSICLDLLKDPVTIPCGHSYCMNCITDYWNNDDQTRVYSCPQCRQTFTPRPALNKNVMLAEMVENLKKKKVKTARSALSYAGPGDVGCDFCTGRKRKAVKSCLVCLNSYCQHHFKCHEESPLKKRHKVTDATGRLQEMICPQHNRPLEVFCRTDQRCICLICVMDEHKNHDTVPAEAERTEKQKRVGERVIILQKRIQERQTKIQELRESVQTHRRSAQAAVEDSERIFAELIRSIEKSRSEVTQMIRDQEKATVIRVEERLERLKQEIDDLRRREAELEQLSHTDNHIHFLQSFQSFSVPPASTDDTVHSGLSYDDVRNSVSELSSKFMNFCKEEMEKLSAQYIQICLVTGPRTREDFLHYSHQFTLDSESVHKNLHLSEGNRVATCTATIQLYPDHPDRFDVWPQVLCRESVCGRCYWEVEWSGSRGVGISVSHKSISRKGRGDECKFGGNDQSWRLFLFPSVYILSHNNIKSELPVVSSSSRIGVYVDHSAGILSFYSVSDTMTLIHRIQTTFTQPLYPGFGLNQDTSVKLCHLEV; from the exons ATGGCAGAATCCAATATTCCAGTGACTGAAGATCAGTTCAGCTGTTCGATCTGTCTGGATCTACTGAAGGATCCAGTGACCATCCCCtgtggacacagttactgtaTGAACTGCATTACAGACTACTGGAATAACGATGATCAGACGAGAGTTTACAGCTGCCCTCAGTGCAGACAGACCTTCACTCCAAGACCTGCTTTAAACAAGAATGTGATGCTGGCTGAAATGGTGGAAAATCTGAAGAAGAAAAAGGTCAAAACAGCTCGTTCTGCTCTCAGTTACGCTGGACCTGGAGATGTGGGGTGTGACTTCTGTACTGGAAGGAAACGCAAAGCTGTGAAGTCCTGTCTGGTGTGTCTGAACTCTTACTGTCaacatcattttaaatgtcatgaaGAATCTCCTTTAAAGAAACGACACAAAGTGACTGATGCCACTGGACGCCTGCAGGAGATGATCTGCCCTCAACACAACAGACCTTTGGAGGTTTTTTGTCGCACTGACCAGCGATGTATTTGTTTGATATGTGTGATGGATGAACACAAAAATCATGATACTGTTCCAGCTGAAGCAgagaggacagagaaacaa AAACGGGTTGGAGAGAGAGTAATAATATTACAGAAGAGAATTCAGGAGAGGCAAACAAAGATCCAGGAGCTGAGAGAATCTGTGCAGACTCACAGG CGCTCTGCACAGGCGGCAGTGGAAGACAGTGAGAGGATCTTTGCTGAACTGATCCGCTCTATTGAGAAAAGCCGATCTGAGGTGACACAgatgatcagagatcaggaaaaGGCTACAGTGATTCGCGTTGAAGAACGACTGGAGCGACTGAAGCAGGAGATTGATgatctgaggaggagagaagcTGAGCTGGAGCAGCTTTCACACACAGACAATCACATCCATTTCCTACAG AGTTTCCAGTCTTTTTCTGTTCCTCCTGCATCTACAGACGACACTGTCCATTCTGGCTTGTCTTATGATGATGTGAGAAACTCTGTCTCTGAGTTAAGCAGtaaatttatgaatttctgCAAAGAGGAGATGGAAAAGTTATCTG CGCAATACATTCAAATCTGCTTAGTCACTGGACCCAGAACAAGGGAGGACTTCTTACACT ATTCCCATCAGTTTACTCTGGATTCAGAGTCTGTGCATAAAAACCTCCATCTGTCTGAGGGGAACAGAGTGGCTACTTGCACTGCAACAATCCAACTGTATCCTGATCACCCGGACAGATTTGATGTTTGGCctcaggtgttgtgtagagagagtgtgtgtggacgctgttactgggaggtgGAGTGGAGCGGGAGTCGTGGTGTGGGAATATCAGTGTCACATAAGAGCATAAGCAGGAAGGGCAGGGGGGATGAGTGTAAATTTGGAGgtaatgatcagtcctggagaTTGTTTCTATTTCCCTCTGTATACATATTAAGTCAcaataacattaaatctgaaCTCCCTGTGGTCTCCAGCTCCTCtagaataggagtgtatgtggatcacagtgcaggaattctgtccttctacagcgtctctgacACAATGACCCTCATCCACAGAatccagaccacattcactcagcCGCTCTATCCGGGGTTTGGCTTAAATCAGGACACATCAGTGAAACTGTGTCATCTAGAAGTATAG